The Rhododendron vialii isolate Sample 1 chromosome 3a, ASM3025357v1 nucleotide sequence TCACTATGTATAATGTGTACAATCACATCACAATGACTGGATCCCATTTTTGCTCTGTACATTCTTCTTGATCTTGTTTTACAAAACACAACTACCACAAGAAAACATTTAACTGAAAAGAAAACGAAgagggctacgagaatttcgccTTTCAAATTTAAgggccaaaaaaagaaaaaggaaacaaaattaaaataaaaaataaacttgccAGGATTAGTCAGGCGACTCAGACCACAGTGAGCCCAGTGTATCTGGGCCTCGTTCTATCTTGCGAGAGCCCATCTTCCCTAACCTTTCTTTTGTTATTGTAGGATTGTTGCTGAACCTCTGGTGCTTCTGttgcttcttgattttcttgctTTTGCTGATTCTTATGTTTGGTTTTCATCAAATGGGGTTTAAGCTTATTAACATCTGCTAATCTCACTGGTTTGAGAAAAAATTCTTCCGCTCCTTCTTCTAAGCATCTGtagataataataaaaactaacCATTAGTTCAATTCACCTCAACTATgatttaaaagagaaaataaatttccaGGTATGCATGAATCCATATGCATATGAAAATTATGTGCACAAAGGGAAATATAAGAATCGGATCAAATTTATCGAAACTTTGGTCCCGTTCAATtgctagaaaagaaaataagattatGAAAATGAATATCTTTCCTATATGTTTTGTGCTGATAACTAAAAAAGTTGTGGGAAGCACGTTTTTAACTTCCGCACCGTAGTTTGTCTTCTTTGAAGATATCATGTTAgaagtacaagattttctatTAGTTCCATGTATTAATAAACTTTTGGGCAAAGTACAGATTAGCTCCCTATGGTTTGGCCGTTTGACAGATGGCCCTCCATGAGTTTTAATAATGACCAAATCACCTCCCTATGATTTTGGAGTAAAGTGCATCTCTTACTCCGTTAACAGAAAATATTAAATGACTATGATACCCCTGTACTTTgttttaggataaattacatcTACATCTatgtcttctcttctctctctctctctctctctctctctctctctctctctctctctctctctctctctctctctctctctctctctctctctccttcttgcTTAGAAAACgtaaattgtcaaaaaaaaatgtattacttttttcaataatgTGGGCTAATTGTTTCCTGTTTTAATTTTCACAATTTTAGAAATTAAATGTGAAAGTATgtagttgaaaaaaaaagacttgaaagtagagagagagagagagagagtccagtAGCGGCGTCAATGTTTATTTATACCAGATCTCAAAACCCAACCTTCTCTTCAAGAACAGGTTCTTCCAtttcaagaattgttttgggGATCGACTTCTGCACTAGTTTTGATCCATTTGTTCACTCTTTTGATTGATTTCATTTTCTGCACATTCGGTTTGAAGAAGCAAAAAGGAGTCGACGGGATGCAGAGGAGATGGACAATGAGTGGTGATTTCTGGATCTATTCTGGACCATGGTGGAGTCTGGCAGAGAGGGTTCTGTTGTTTGGGAGGATATTGTTGGGGAAGAATGAAGATACTAGAGAAGGGTAGAATAGTCATCTTACACCAAAAAATATacctttattttaatttttttcactccCACTCTCAAAATAGGCGTGTGTTTTACACCTTCCGTTAGTTTAGAAGGAAAATTTAATGGTAGCACTTTAGTTCAAAACCATAAGGAGGTGAACTAGTCATTAGAAAAACACAGGACGGTTCTGTCAAATGACCAAATCACACAGAGGTCATCCGTACTTCGTcctaaactttttattttgcttttctagCCAACTTTTTTTATCAACTGGACACATAAGGAAAAAAGATGGATCATTTTCCTTCACTTCGCTAAAATTTTCTCGTGAAAAAAATTTCTACACCAAATTCTTGACATGTTACCGGGATCGGTTGTCTCTCAAATACGAGCATAACTACCAATTACCCAATTTAATTCTATGGATGAGACTTTTTGTAAGTATAATACTCTAATACGAACATGGAAGTCGTTATTTACCTGCTTATTCTTGAAGGAACATTCTCAGATGACATTATAACCACTGGTATATTTCTCAGAGATGTCGATTCCTGCAAAAATAGATGTGTATTCTTCTCTTTAATACTTTGTCAAATCTGTTTGCTACAATGGGAAAAACAGAGGAGACCAAAACATTCACTTAAAGCACTCCACGGTCTATCAATTTAATGGTAACAAAGCCCAAGGGGAAGCTCAAGCGGCAACAGGTACGAGCTATAAATCTAGACCTTTTGAGTTTAAAACTTAAAAACCTCTTAAGGTCTGGTCATAAGAAAGAAATCTCTTGTGAAAATGTATCTCTAACGTTCAATTCACCAATTGAGATAGAGACACTCCTTTGATAACTTGATTTTGTTGCTTGGGTACAAAGTAGGTGGAAATATTTTCAAGCCCCGTTCTACTAAGATTCTTATGTTTAggtaatttttcattttacgaaacagatcattctctcgcaatacatcacctttaattctcTGAAAAGAGGGAAGTTACGTAAGGCAGAGGAAGAATAATGTTTTGACCTTTTATTGCAGCGATTTAGTCCTGGTTTGGCTAAAAAAATAATCctacattttttaattattaaagaTTAATAATTCTGTCAAATTGGCTTATCAATTGAACTTGGATATGGGAAGAATGAGTTTACTTATTTAATTCGGCTTATTGGCTGAATAAGTCAATAATCCAGATTATACTTTTAGACAAATCGGAGCTTAAGGACAACGATTAGCTTTTAATTGGCACAGAAACAATTGAAAACATCTTTATTAGCCacacaaaaagaaattaacaCGACTTTCAAACACGATACGAGTTTAGAGGGATTACTAATAAAAAACTAAACGCACCTTAATTTTCTTGAGCAAATCATAGCCTGTCATCCCAGGCATACAGTAATCTGTAATAAtcagattcacctccatttcCTGTAAAATCCACCAATTCAAACAACACCATTTAGATTTAGAAAAACCCAGATAGAAAATCACTTGAATTTTCAAGAAATCtaaagaaaataatcaaacttCGAtaacagaggaaaaaaaaaagagcaatgATAGAAAAAAAAGGCAACTTCGGACACAACTGCATCTAGAGCAGTTCAATGCACGAGGGCTCGTACACAATTGTGTCCAGAAGTTGTGTTCCGAAACTCTTGATAGACAAAAGGTAGAAAAAACACCGTACCTGCTGGATGTTTGGGCAAACAGAAGGTTGATTTGGGTTCCTCAGATCATCTCCATCCAAACCCAGAAATTCTAAAGCCTTGGTGCCAGAATCCACTGTAGTTACTGCCAatcaatgggaaaaaaaaaacaaagaacaccCAATTAGTTTTCTGTTTGGTAGCCGAGAAAATACGAtaggaagagaaagaaagggaagcttTCATCTGTTTCTCATTCTTTCTGTTTGGTAGCGAAGAAAATACCTTGATACGATGAGGTCTTGAGGAGCCTCTCGATAAGTTTTCTGTCTATGATGCTATCATCAACAGCCAAGACATGGAACCGTGACTCTATGGCCAAACCCATTTCTCCAATTCCCAATTCAATCTCAAAAtctagccgaccccaattgatcgGGGGACACGCTCTGGCTCGGTTCGGTAATCTCGAAATCTCAACAGAAACTAAGAGAAGCAGTGGGGAAATTACAGGAAAAAAAAGTGGAATCCTTGTGGATTTCTTTTCCCTGCTTTCTTCTATAGAACTTGCTTTGGTTTGAGGTTTCTATGAGGAGGGAGATAGAGGAGACGATGTAGTTTTGTATTGAAGTGAAGAGTCACCAAAATCCACAACCCATAAAGCACGATCTGGCCAGATTTCACCCATATTTCAAAGATCTCCCCGAATTTtccaaagttgattttttaattaCGTGACAAGGAATGCGAAGGGAAAGCGACAAAGAAACATAGAGAGAATCAATTAATAAAGTATCCAAATCTACAAAGAAAACAACATGGGGGTATTAATTATTGTGTTTAATTTTAGAGGTTCGGATTTTTttggcaagagagagaaaatatgagagagaaaaattatATTGATAAGTATGTTTCAACACAGATTCGAATATAGATGTGTTTTACAATAGTTGATGTGTGTGACTTCATGTGCATGTGCATCTAATTGAGTCCACGTGTACGTGTATCGAACAAGTTTGAATGCATCTATCTTTGAATTTGTATTTAAATACGTGTCTATTCGATGCGTATGAATTCATGTGCAACATATTGGGTGTATCGAATAAGTCATAATACATTCGTATCCGAACATGTATCCATAATATTGCTCTAAAAAAAACTTCCAAAGCTTGGCCTAATGATCAAGAAGTGGGACATTAGAGTTTTGCTCCGTCATATGAGGTTCAAACCAAACTTTTCAGGTGATGACTCATTTAAGACTAAtccatttgaaattttgtttcaactttAATTCGACTCCCTAAAAATAAGCGGTAGAATCTTTGTGTAcctaaactttttgttttgaatgtGTGTGGTTGTAGATACATGTGATGTCAGCAGTGGGCCCTTTTGCCCTTGTGGAAAAATCTTGTGCGATTACCGTATCTTGAGCAGGTGGGTGGGTAAAGCGATGGCAATTTCATTTGATTCCCTTTCAAGATTTGCTCCCATGTCCATTCAATGTGTGCTCCCATCAATATTGTCCTATTCCATAATCAAGAATCCAAGATGCATGATATGCATCATAAGATTATCTCCAAATCTGAGTTGCCATTACTGTCTGCTTTTGGCAAAGAGATACTCCAGTTCTATTCagcattttttttactaaatttttttatcggTAATCTTTGTTTAGTTTTTGGTCAAACTGTTTTGAATTATTCATTCGTCTCGAATAGATAAATCGGAAAAATAtgaggaaccgaacttgaaaaaAGTTATAATAAGACAACATtgtagaaaagaaagaaaaaaccccAACCGTTTGtagttttttgtctttagtgaacttttttttattttggttataattttttactttttaaatttgtcACGTCGAGATAGATgattaatataaaaaatataacatGAATTCAACAGAAATCAaaaaagacggaaaaaaaaatccgaacaagaaatataaaaaatatagggTGACCCCACCATAACCTCTCAATGTACAGAAAGAAATTTGGCATAATCtatttatctatctatcaatatcctatctatctatctatcaatatcctATAGAAATGTAGTTGGAAGTCAAAAAGCTCCCAACCCTCAATCCTAAATTTCTAGAATttagaattattattatttttttttttaaaagaagagaaaaacgtAGGAGTGGGGAGAGGGGAAGAGagcccggggggggggggggggttgtggtTGTGGGTTGTGGTGTTGTTGGAGaaggttaggaaaaattattctatgccccaGCAGAGATACTATCACGTGGAACTCCAAATTCATTTTACACTACACATATGTCTTTTAATGTACAAAATGAGACTAATGTTAGCGTGCATCGAAcatgagacaaaaaaaatattagattatAAAAAActaatgttaattttttatacCATGCATTGAACGGGtacaatatttgatttttttgttacaaattaatttgatttaatttttttgaagtaatttaatttgatttaatatttCTTGCAATTTGATCAGTCGTCCATTGTTGAGCATGGAAGGCGCACGCACCCCGGGTTCTTTTTCTATCAACTAGCGTCGTTCCCGTTCGATGCAGGGGACAAAATATTTGTGTGGCTTCGCTACAAAATATCGAGCTCATACAAAATTTGTTGTTTatcccgtgcatcgaacgggagCGACGctagttaaaaagaaaattatggtTACCCACAAAATCTCTCAAAAATGTTACAACCACCAACACATAAAAACACTTGCACAAACGCATTGACATGTTATGTGAGCACCACACAATATGTGAGTATGTGTTTGTAGTTCTAGAATTTTTCATATTTCCGTGTAACCGTGTACATTTCTTAATCTtcggatttttctttttttcccaatacaatagattaaaatttaattaaattaagttACCGAATTAAGTATGGGAAAAACTTCAAGAGGAGAGATTGACATTTTGCCGTTGTCAGCCATTAATTATTAGTGCTTATAACtgtattttatatgattaaCTCTTTTGACTTTGCTTGATGAGTGAATATTAGACAAATGAAATTCGAATAACAATCAtttaaggacaaaacaaaaatcttagTATTTGACTTCTAAGCAATAGTTAATGAATAAATATTTTGCAATCTTCAATCatttttactataaaaaaaatggaaataataTTTACCTTAATCATGTAATTTGCAAATTGCCGTACACGCCATTGTATTAAAAGACTTGTTAAAGTTATTAGGTCAACGTCAATTAATTTAATGACAATATTGAAGTCGTAACAATTTTATAGGAAGAGAAAATATATGGGGATCGGATTTGACTAGACACTTAATCTTCAAAGCATCAAACATTTGAACTAATTAGTATGAAAGAAGATGTTTTACAAATATCACGAGAATCACATATGTTAGAGTAGACAATATTTCGATTCATTTTGCTGGTTTTTTATTGCCATGTTCTACTGAAGCTTTGGAATTTCGTGAAGCCCTTGTCACTGCGGCTATTAGAGGATTTTCTGAAATTATTGTTGAAGGTGACTCGTTGCAGGTAGTTCAGCTTTGATTCAAGATGGAAAGTCTCTCTCGGATTGTAACTCTATTCTTGTTGATTGTGTAGaactttttcctttattttcatctttttcctttactcaTGTTTATTGTTCTTGTAATAGGGTAGTCTATTCATTGGCTAAACGTTTGCTATTAGGTGCTAGACTGGAGTGTTGGGGGGGTCCTGTCTCTCAATATCTCGCTAGTCTTGCCCGTGATGATATTCGATCCTCGGACCGCTCTTTATCTTAATAAAATCATCCCTTCTTCcatgggaaaaacaaaaaaaagagtaaacaaTATTCATGTTATTCAATCTTCCCATTCAAGCTAACTGAATATAACAAAATCTCATACACATGTCGAAAAACATATTCTTTTCCCTGCACAAGTGTTTGCTCAATCGAAAGATCGAAACTTGTCTACGTAACATGTATATG carries:
- the LOC131319467 gene encoding two-component response regulator ARR9-like — translated: MGLAIESRFHVLAVDDSIIDRKLIERLLKTSSYQVTTVDSGTKALEFLGLDGDDLRNPNQPSVCPNIQQEMEVNLIITDYCMPGMTGYDLLKKIKESTSLRNIPVVIMSSENVPSRISRCLEEGAEEFFLKPVRLADVNKLKPHLMKTKHKNQQKQENQEATEAPEVQQQSYNNKRKVREDGLSQDRTRPRYTGLTVV